In Sphingomonas sp. LT1P40, the following are encoded in one genomic region:
- the ileS gene encoding isoleucine--tRNA ligase: MTDTSEPTRDYRDTVFLPKTDFPMKAGLAAKEPAILEHWARIGLYQRLREQRAGRERFILHDGPPYANGDLHMGHAMNKILKDIVVRSQSLMGKDAPYVPGWDCHGLPIEWKIEEAYRAKKLNKDEVPAAEFRAECRAYAAKWVDVQREQFKRLGVIGDWDDPYLTMKFDAEATIAGELLKFAESGQLYRGAKPVMWSPVEKTALAEAEVEYEDVVSTQIDVAFEIVDAPNAPELVGAHAVIWTTTPWTIPVNQALAYGPEVDYVLVTDGSRQYLVAGQLAETFLKRLPDDHPEVMDLSAINELAELVSGSDRPRFKGSDLAGASARHPMHHLGGFFAKPRPFLPGDFVTTDAGTGLVHMAPDHGEDDFLLCKAHGIDPVFAVDGAGMYRADWLWLGGQGSVINKKFVASDGPICTDLRAVGGLLAASDDFAHSYPHSWRSKAKIIFRATPQWFIPMDRPTGPDIDPTMVSFGKAMLPVGGGNAPTLRGIALDAIERTRWVPERSQNRIRSMVEQRPDWVISRQRAWGVPIPLYVHRQSGDYLRDEAVNARILAAFREGGADAWFGADHQALLGPDRDLADYEVVNDILDVWFDSGSTHSFVIEARYGEGTRANLYLEGSDQHRGWFQSSLLESCGTRGRAPYDAVLTHGFALDGNGRKMSKSLGNVVDPLKVINESGADILRLWVAQTDYFDDVRIGKEVLGGTGDAYRKMRNTFRYLLGALDGFEDSEKVGVDTMPELELYVLHKLGALDVELRSATEAYEFNRYARALSDFMNEDLSAFFFDIRKDCLYCDAPTDPKRRAYRTVLDILFHALVRYAAPILSFTAEEVWQARYPSEDGSVHFLEWPELPPLPGDDAISTEWEDIRRLRVAVTEAIEPLRREKTVRSSLEAEVTVPEMLRPAAELAEVFIVADVKLAEGGVTVARTDKHKCGRCWRLLPEVDADGALCHRCTTVTSSPVVS; encoded by the coding sequence ATGACTGACACCAGCGAACCCACGCGCGATTACCGCGACACCGTCTTCCTCCCGAAGACCGACTTCCCGATGAAGGCCGGCCTCGCCGCCAAGGAACCGGCGATTCTGGAGCATTGGGCAAGGATCGGCCTGTACCAACGGCTGCGCGAGCAGCGTGCGGGGCGGGAGCGGTTCATCCTGCATGACGGCCCGCCCTATGCCAATGGCGACCTGCACATGGGTCACGCCATGAACAAGATCCTGAAGGACATCGTCGTCCGCTCACAATCGCTGATGGGCAAGGACGCGCCCTATGTGCCCGGCTGGGACTGTCACGGCCTGCCGATCGAATGGAAGATCGAGGAAGCGTATCGCGCCAAGAAGCTGAATAAGGACGAGGTGCCCGCCGCCGAGTTCCGCGCCGAATGCCGCGCCTATGCCGCCAAATGGGTCGATGTGCAGCGCGAGCAGTTCAAGCGGCTGGGCGTGATCGGGGACTGGGACGATCCATACCTGACGATGAAGTTCGACGCCGAGGCGACGATCGCGGGCGAATTGCTGAAGTTCGCGGAAAGCGGCCAGCTGTATCGCGGCGCCAAGCCGGTGATGTGGTCGCCGGTCGAAAAGACCGCGCTGGCCGAAGCCGAGGTCGAATATGAGGATGTCGTCTCGACTCAGATCGACGTTGCGTTCGAGATCGTGGATGCGCCGAATGCGCCGGAGCTGGTCGGCGCGCATGCGGTGATCTGGACGACCACGCCGTGGACGATCCCGGTGAATCAGGCTTTGGCCTATGGGCCGGAGGTTGATTATGTTCTCGTAACTGATGGCAGCCGCCAATACCTGGTTGCCGGGCAGCTTGCGGAAACATTCCTCAAGCGCTTGCCGGACGATCATCCAGAAGTGATGGACCTGTCGGCAATCAACGAACTTGCCGAACTCGTCAGCGGAAGCGACCGCCCTCGCTTCAAAGGTTCCGACCTCGCCGGGGCCTCCGCCCGCCACCCAATGCACCATCTCGGCGGCTTCTTTGCCAAGCCGCGCCCATTCCTGCCCGGCGATTTCGTCACCACCGACGCCGGCACCGGTCTCGTCCATATGGCGCCCGATCATGGCGAGGACGATTTCCTGCTGTGCAAGGCGCATGGCATCGACCCGGTCTTCGCGGTCGATGGCGCGGGCATGTACCGCGCCGACTGGCTGTGGCTGGGCGGCCAGGGATCGGTGATCAACAAGAAGTTCGTGGCCAGCGACGGCCCGATCTGCACCGATTTGCGCGCGGTCGGCGGGTTGCTGGCGGCATCGGACGATTTCGCGCACAGCTATCCGCATAGCTGGCGGTCGAAAGCGAAGATCATTTTTCGCGCGACCCCGCAGTGGTTCATTCCGATGGACCGACCGACCGGGCCGGATATCGATCCGACGATGGTTTCGTTCGGCAAGGCCATGCTGCCGGTCGGCGGCGGCAATGCCCCTACCCTGCGCGGCATCGCACTCGACGCGATCGAGCGGACGCGGTGGGTGCCGGAGCGTAGCCAGAATCGCATCCGATCGATGGTCGAGCAGCGCCCCGATTGGGTCATCAGCCGCCAGCGCGCCTGGGGCGTGCCGATTCCGCTCTATGTCCACCGCCAGTCCGGCGATTACCTCCGCGACGAAGCCGTCAACGCCCGCATCCTAGCTGCCTTCCGCGAAGGCGGGGCCGACGCATGGTTCGGCGCGGATCATCAGGCGTTGCTCGGCCCCGACCGCGATCTGGCGGACTATGAGGTCGTCAACGACATCCTCGACGTGTGGTTCGACAGCGGTTCGACGCACAGCTTCGTGATCGAGGCGCGTTATGGTGAAGGCACGCGCGCCAACCTATATCTCGAAGGGTCGGACCAGCATCGCGGCTGGTTCCAATCGTCGCTGCTCGAAAGCTGCGGCACCCGTGGCCGTGCGCCGTATGACGCAGTGCTGACGCACGGCTTCGCGCTCGACGGCAACGGGCGGAAAATGTCCAAGTCGCTGGGCAATGTCGTCGATCCGCTGAAAGTCATCAACGAATCGGGCGCGGATATCCTGCGGCTATGGGTCGCGCAGACCGATTATTTCGACGATGTCCGCATCGGCAAGGAAGTGCTGGGCGGCACCGGCGACGCGTACCGGAAGATGCGCAATACCTTCCGCTATCTGCTCGGCGCATTGGATGGCTTCGAGGACAGCGAGAAGGTCGGTGTCGACACGATGCCCGAACTCGAACTCTACGTCCTGCACAAGCTGGGCGCGCTCGACGTCGAGCTGCGCTCGGCTACGGAGGCCTATGAGTTTAACCGCTATGCCCGCGCGCTGTCGGACTTCATGAACGAAGACCTGTCGGCCTTCTTCTTCGATATCCGCAAGGACTGCCTGTACTGCGACGCACCGACCGACCCCAAGCGCCGCGCCTATCGCACCGTGCTCGACATCCTGTTCCACGCGCTGGTCCGCTACGCCGCGCCGATCCTGTCGTTCACGGCAGAGGAAGTGTGGCAGGCGCGCTATCCGTCCGAGGATGGCTCAGTCCATTTTCTCGAATGGCCGGAATTGCCACCCCTCCCCGGCGATGACGCGATCAGCACCGAATGGGAGGATATCCGGCGTCTGCGCGTCGCCGTGACCGAGGCAATCGAGCCGTTGCGGCGCGAGAAAACGGTGCGCTCAAGCCTGGAGGCCGAAGTCACGGTGCCGGAGATGCTGCGCCCCGCCGCCGAGCTGGCGGAGGTGTTCATCGTCGCCGATGTGAAGCTCGCGGAGGGCGGCGTCACCGTCGCCCGCACCGACAAGCATAAATGCGGCCGCTGCTGGCGGCTGTTGCCAGAGGTTGATGCGGACGGCGCGCTGTGCCACCGCTGCACCACCGTCACTTCCAGCCCCGTGGTCTCATGA
- the lspA gene encoding signal peptidase II has translation MNRTRTIGFAIAALIFIVDQAMKAWVVEGLGLSYPGAVHEVLPFFDLRFVANIGVSLGLLPAETSTMRWGLVLLTAAIAGGVAWWMVKEQQRQDILALSLVLGGALGNIVDRVRFGYVVDYADLHFGEWRPFLVFNVADAAITIGVLILLIRALFVREKPKAEAAPVENVNA, from the coding sequence ATGAATCGCACTCGCACTATCGGCTTCGCCATCGCCGCGCTCATCTTCATCGTCGATCAGGCGATGAAGGCCTGGGTCGTGGAAGGTCTGGGCCTCAGCTATCCCGGTGCGGTGCATGAAGTGCTGCCGTTCTTCGACCTGCGCTTCGTCGCCAATATCGGCGTTTCGCTGGGGCTGTTGCCCGCCGAAACCTCGACGATGCGCTGGGGCCTCGTGCTGCTGACCGCCGCGATCGCGGGCGGCGTGGCATGGTGGATGGTCAAGGAACAGCAGCGTCAGGACATCCTGGCGCTCAGCCTCGTGCTGGGCGGCGCGCTCGGCAATATCGTCGATCGCGTGCGCTTCGGCTATGTCGTCGATTATGCCGATCTGCACTTTGGCGAATGGCGCCCTTTTTTGGTCTTTAACGTCGCCGATGCAGCGATTACCATCGGCGTTCTGATTTTGCTCATCCGGGCGCTGTTCGTGCGTGAAAAACCTAAGGCCGAAGCTGCCCCAGTGGAGAATGTGAATGCGTAA
- a CDS encoding DUF3035 domain-containing protein, translating into MRKSLSVAAIGASAMLLASCGSGGIGNRQRPDEFAVARQAPLVIPPDFALSPPQPGAPRPQDSGGPAQQALDALFGGPAQRSASEAAAVDSAGGRSAADTGIRSGVGSPGTSVVDKGSTTRDIVAAPQGDGRDAQTGTGGAAPAPAATPTPAPQN; encoded by the coding sequence ATGCGTAAGTCCTTGAGTGTCGCCGCGATCGGCGCTTCGGCGATGCTGCTCGCCAGCTGTGGCAGCGGCGGTATCGGAAATCGCCAGCGTCCCGACGAATTCGCCGTGGCGCGTCAGGCACCATTGGTGATCCCGCCCGACTTCGCGCTCAGCCCGCCCCAGCCCGGCGCGCCGCGTCCGCAGGATTCGGGTGGTCCGGCACAACAGGCGCTCGACGCGCTGTTCGGTGGTCCGGCGCAGCGTAGCGCTTCGGAAGCAGCGGCCGTCGATTCGGCCGGCGGACGCAGCGCCGCCGACACCGGCATCCGATCGGGCGTGGGCAGCCCCGGCACATCGGTGGTCGACAAGGGTAGCACCACGCGCGACATCGTCGCCGCGCCACAGGGCGATGGCCGCGACGCGCAGACCGGCACTGGCGGCGCTGCCCCGGCACCCGCCGCAACGCCGACCCCGGCTCCGCAGAACTAA
- a CDS encoding TorF family putative porin: MRITKLTLGALLLAATATPAFAQEETEAPADPFTITGSATVVSDYRFRGFSQSNEEAAIQGGFTVAHESGLYVGTWGSSIGFANGTEIDVFAGFAKEIASGLTADIGATLYLYPGVSDTSVIEPYFALTGTVGPATIKGMVAYAPGGQDSLGDASAVYTSVTATIGIPETPFKLKGSLGHSWSDSYLGGYDGDSKVLDYSVGVEATWKVLTLGVSYVNTNEDAPFKEAFGADGAVLFTLGAAF, from the coding sequence ATGCGTATCACCAAGCTGACTCTCGGCGCGCTGCTGCTCGCCGCCACCGCAACCCCCGCCTTCGCGCAGGAAGAAACCGAAGCGCCGGCCGACCCGTTCACCATCACCGGTAGCGCCACCGTCGTCAGCGACTATCGCTTCCGCGGTTTCTCGCAGTCGAACGAAGAAGCAGCGATCCAGGGCGGCTTTACCGTCGCGCACGAGAGCGGCCTCTATGTCGGCACCTGGGGCTCCAGCATCGGCTTTGCCAACGGCACCGAGATCGACGTGTTCGCCGGTTTCGCCAAGGAAATCGCTTCGGGCCTGACCGCCGATATCGGCGCGACGCTGTATCTGTATCCGGGCGTGTCGGACACGTCGGTGATCGAGCCTTATTTCGCGCTGACCGGCACTGTCGGCCCGGCCACGATCAAGGGCATGGTCGCCTATGCACCCGGCGGCCAGGATTCGCTGGGTGACGCCAGCGCCGTTTATACCTCGGTCACCGCCACGATCGGCATTCCGGAAACGCCGTTCAAGCTGAAGGGCAGCCTGGGCCATTCGTGGAGCGACAGCTACCTCGGCGGCTATGACGGCGACAGCAAGGTGCTCGACTATTCGGTCGGCGTCGAAGCCACGTGGAAAGTGCTGACGCTTGGCGTTTCCTACGTCAACACCAACGAGGACGCACCGTTCAAGGAAGCTTTCGGTGCGGACGGCGCCGTGCTGTTCACGCTGGGCGCCGCTTTCTAA
- a CDS encoding RidA family protein → MIDVHAKLAELGLTLPEAAAPVAAYVPTVEVGGLLHISGQLPFKDGVVMTGRLGEDRDLAYGQEAAERCALMLAAQIDKAVGFDRVVRIVKLGVFVNSDPAFTDQPLVANGASEMMEKLFGEAGRHARAAVGVAVLPRGAAVEIDAIVAVS, encoded by the coding sequence ATGATCGACGTCCACGCCAAGCTCGCCGAACTCGGCCTGACCCTGCCTGAAGCGGCCGCGCCGGTTGCCGCCTATGTCCCGACGGTCGAGGTCGGCGGCTTGCTCCACATCTCCGGGCAGTTGCCGTTCAAGGACGGCGTGGTGATGACCGGGCGGCTGGGTGAGGACCGCGATCTGGCTTACGGTCAGGAAGCAGCCGAGCGTTGCGCGCTGATGCTGGCGGCACAGATCGACAAGGCGGTCGGGTTCGATCGCGTCGTGCGAATCGTGAAGCTGGGCGTGTTCGTCAACTCCGACCCGGCGTTCACCGATCAGCCTTTGGTCGCCAATGGCGCGTCGGAAATGATGGAAAAACTGTTCGGTGAAGCCGGTCGCCATGCCCGTGCGGCCGTTGGCGTCGCGGTGCTGCCGCGTGGTGCAGCGGTAGAGATCGACGCGATCGTCGCGGTAAGCTGA
- a CDS encoding HAD family hydrolase — MKPLLICDCDEVLLHMVRHFGVWLDEAHDIDFDLSRGEWAQAMKRRDGGELTTEAMWGYLDGFFPAEMARQTLVPHAREALAALSQVADIVILTNLQDHCRDSRIAQLETHGIVHRVECNQGGKGRPVARLVEEHGASVTVFVDDLPQHHESVARAAPYVHRLHMVSEPALAPHIAPASHANARIDDWREAQAWIAARFAAGQPATELETLGEAS, encoded by the coding sequence ATGAAACCGCTGTTGATCTGTGATTGCGACGAAGTGCTGCTGCACATGGTCCGCCATTTCGGCGTGTGGCTGGACGAGGCGCACGATATCGACTTCGACTTGTCGCGTGGCGAATGGGCGCAGGCGATGAAGCGACGCGACGGCGGCGAGCTGACGACCGAGGCGATGTGGGGCTATCTCGACGGCTTTTTCCCCGCCGAAATGGCGCGGCAGACATTGGTGCCGCATGCGCGTGAGGCGCTGGCGGCGCTGTCGCAGGTCGCCGACATCGTTATCCTGACCAACCTTCAGGACCATTGCCGCGATTCGCGCATCGCCCAGCTGGAGACGCACGGCATCGTCCACCGGGTCGAGTGCAATCAAGGTGGCAAGGGGCGTCCGGTGGCGCGGCTGGTCGAGGAGCACGGAGCGTCCGTCACGGTTTTCGTCGATGATTTGCCGCAGCATCACGAATCGGTCGCGCGCGCCGCGCCGTATGTTCACCGGCTGCACATGGTGTCCGAACCCGCACTCGCTCCGCATATCGCACCCGCGTCGCACGCCAATGCGCGGATCGACGACTGGCGTGAAGCGCAGGCGTGGATCGCCGCGCGCTTCGCCGCCGGACAACCCGCAACCGAACTGGAAACCTTGGGAGAAGCCTCATGA
- a CDS encoding DUF3572 domain-containing protein: protein MRLTETNGPETNEDAVALGLAALGWTVSDADRARRLLDTTGLTPSDLRARAAEPDVLAAVLGFLEAYEPNLIACAEEMGCKPAALVAARATLESA from the coding sequence ATGCGCCTCACAGAAACAAATGGGCCGGAAACAAATGAGGATGCGGTTGCGCTGGGTCTTGCCGCGCTGGGCTGGACCGTGTCCGACGCCGATCGTGCGCGCCGGTTGCTCGACACCACCGGCCTGACCCCGTCCGACCTGCGCGCGCGCGCCGCCGAACCGGATGTGCTGGCAGCGGTGCTGGGCTTTCTGGAAGCCTATGAGCCGAATTTGATCGCCTGTGCCGAGGAAATGGGGTGCAAGCCCGCCGCTTTGGTCGCCGCCCGCGCCACGCTGGAGTCCGCATGA
- a CDS encoding response regulator, with amino-acid sequence MAKRVLVVEDNELNLKLFCDLLRAHGFETSPVRDGREAVATARAFVPDLIVMDIQLPHISGLDIIARMKGDPGLKAIPIMAVTAYAGQEDEVRIRAAGANAYVTKPISVMRFVEEVNTLL; translated from the coding sequence GTGGCAAAAAGGGTGCTGGTTGTCGAGGACAACGAACTCAATCTGAAACTTTTCTGCGACCTGCTGCGCGCACACGGGTTCGAGACATCGCCGGTGCGCGACGGGCGGGAGGCGGTGGCGACGGCGCGCGCGTTCGTCCCGGATCTGATCGTGATGGACATCCAGCTGCCGCATATCTCGGGTCTAGACATCATCGCGCGGATGAAGGGCGATCCGGGACTGAAGGCGATTCCGATCATGGCGGTGACCGCCTATGCCGGGCAGGAGGACGAGGTGCGGATTCGCGCGGCGGGGGCGAACGCCTATGTGACCAAGCCGATTTCCGTGATGCGGTTCGTGGAGGAGGTGAACACGCTCCTTTGA
- the rpmG gene encoding 50S ribosomal protein L33, whose product MAKPTTVKIKLVSTADTGFFYVTKKNPRTLTEKLSFRKYDPIVRKHVEFKEAKIK is encoded by the coding sequence ATGGCCAAGCCGACTACCGTAAAGATCAAGCTCGTCAGCACCGCTGACACCGGCTTCTTCTATGTGACCAAGAAGAACCCGCGCACGCTGACCGAGAAGCTGAGCTTCCGGAAGTACGACCCGATCGTGCGCAAGCATGTCGAGTTCAAGGAAGCCAAGATCAAGTGA
- a CDS encoding TMEM165/GDT1 family protein, which produces MEALVPAFIAALLTQVGDRSPWLVAILADRYGRPFTVALAAILAHGAGIAIAATGGMLIAPMLTPNARQLMLALALIFAAMGLLWRLKTPDRLEGWRLGSFLTALFGIFILALGDTTQFFTLAFAARGPSPVLAGAGALAGVAVVNLAAALMGELSWRQLPIRGFRIGFGIVCLAGGLFLAAGALRLI; this is translated from the coding sequence GTGGAAGCGCTCGTCCCCGCCTTTATCGCCGCATTGCTGACTCAGGTCGGGGATCGCTCGCCATGGCTGGTCGCGATTCTGGCGGATCGATACGGTCGCCCGTTCACCGTAGCGCTTGCCGCGATCCTGGCGCATGGCGCGGGCATCGCCATCGCCGCGACCGGCGGCATGCTGATCGCACCGATGCTGACGCCCAATGCCCGACAGCTGATGCTGGCGCTCGCGCTGATCTTCGCCGCGATGGGGTTGCTCTGGCGGCTCAAGACACCCGACCGGCTGGAGGGGTGGCGGCTGGGTAGTTTCCTGACGGCGCTGTTCGGCATATTCATTCTCGCACTCGGCGACACCACGCAATTCTTCACGCTGGCGTTTGCTGCGCGCGGCCCTTCGCCGGTGTTGGCCGGGGCTGGTGCACTCGCCGGGGTCGCGGTGGTCAATCTGGCCGCCGCGCTGATGGGCGAATTGAGCTGGCGACAGCTGCCGATCCGCGGATTTCGCATCGGCTTCGGGATCGTCTGCCTCGCGGGCGGCCTGTTCCTCGCGGCCGGGGCGTTGCGGCTGATCTAG
- a CDS encoding Dps family protein, producing MTEPNAKLKTPTDLKSNDAKTVAEALNGILADSFALYFKTKNFHWHVSGPHFRDYHLMLDDQAAQILATTDVIAERVRKTGNTTLRSVGDIARHQTIKDNDAAFVSADDMLAELREDNLKLVELLREAKDIVDEAKDNATSGILDEWTDQAEERAWFLFETSRKA from the coding sequence ATGACCGAACCGAATGCAAAACTGAAAACCCCGACCGATCTGAAGAGCAACGACGCCAAGACCGTCGCCGAGGCGCTGAACGGGATCCTCGCCGACAGCTTCGCGCTGTATTTCAAGACCAAGAATTTCCACTGGCACGTCTCCGGCCCGCATTTCCGCGACTATCATCTGATGCTCGACGATCAGGCGGCGCAGATCCTGGCGACGACCGATGTGATCGCGGAGCGCGTGCGCAAGACCGGCAACACCACGCTGCGTTCGGTCGGAGATATCGCGCGGCACCAGACGATCAAGGACAATGACGCGGCGTTCGTCTCCGCCGACGACATGCTGGCGGAGTTGCGCGAGGATAATCTGAAGCTGGTCGAACTGTTGCGCGAGGCCAAGGACATCGTCGACGAGGCGAAGGACAATGCCACCAGCGGCATTCTGGACGAATGGACCGATCAGGCCGAGGAACGCGCATGGTTCCTGTTCGAGACCAGCCGGAAAGCTTAG
- a CDS encoding aldo/keto reductase yields the protein MQLGDLAFGAASIGNLYRAVPDDQAHEVVARAWDAGVRYFDTAPHYGFGLSEKRLGAALAELDADGSAIISTKIGRRLDPRPDADLSAVRQAFVTPEPYESVFDYSYDAVMRSHEESLKRLQRDRIDILYAHDIGSFAHGDDHPRRFAEFLNGGYRAMRELRDSGAVAAIGLGVNETAVCIEMLEADDIDMIMLAGRYTLLEQEPLDDLLPLCAERGVQLVIAGPYNSGILAKGVRHSGAIPNFNYAPAPSAIVEQVGAIEDICIAHGAPLAAAALQFPLAHPQVASVVPGMGTPSQVDDALALMRHPIPADLWSHLKDAGLIRPDAPTPQ from the coding sequence ATGCAATTGGGCGATCTGGCGTTCGGGGCGGCTTCGATCGGGAACCTGTATCGTGCGGTGCCGGACGATCAGGCGCACGAGGTGGTCGCGCGGGCGTGGGATGCTGGCGTCCGCTATTTCGACACTGCGCCGCATTACGGCTTTGGCCTTAGCGAGAAGCGGCTGGGGGCGGCGCTGGCCGAACTGGACGCGGATGGCAGCGCGATCATCTCGACCAAGATCGGGCGGCGGCTCGATCCGCGCCCCGATGCCGACCTGTCCGCTGTGCGACAGGCGTTCGTCACGCCGGAGCCGTACGAGAGTGTATTCGACTACAGCTATGACGCGGTGATGCGATCGCATGAGGAGAGCCTGAAGCGGTTGCAGCGCGACCGCATCGACATCCTCTATGCGCACGATATCGGCAGCTTCGCGCATGGCGACGATCATCCCCGCCGCTTCGCCGAATTCCTGAACGGTGGCTATCGCGCCATGCGGGAACTGCGCGATTCAGGCGCTGTCGCCGCGATCGGGCTGGGCGTGAACGAGACGGCGGTGTGTATCGAAATGCTGGAGGCGGACGATATCGACATGATCATGCTCGCGGGACGCTATACCTTGCTGGAGCAGGAACCGCTCGACGACTTGCTGCCGCTTTGCGCCGAGCGTGGTGTGCAACTGGTGATTGCCGGGCCGTACAACTCGGGCATATTGGCGAAAGGCGTTCGCCACAGCGGCGCGATCCCGAACTTCAACTACGCTCCCGCACCGTCCGCGATCGTCGAGCAGGTCGGCGCAATCGAGGATATCTGCATCGCGCACGGCGCCCCGCTCGCCGCCGCAGCGCTGCAATTCCCGCTGGCACACCCACAGGTCGCCTCGGTAGTGCCGGGGATGGGAACGCCCAGCCAAGTGGATGATGCATTGGCGCTGATGCGGCACCCGATCCCGGCAGATTTATGGTCGCACCTCAAGGATGCCGGACTGATTCGTCCGGACGCGCCCACACCACAATAG
- a CDS encoding rhamnogalacturonidase: protein MLALLFGSPALAQSALAGGGVEDVRKHGAKGDGKAIDSPAINRAIRAAAKRGGGVVLVPPGRYLSFSIRLTDNITLALSAGAVIEAADPDVHGRNYDPPENYLEEQLQDFGITHVHNSLIYADGARNIAVVGPGMLHGLGIDREGPGDRWWKRDNWESAKALGISPKEYMLRDPNEAAQVGRANKMIGLMNCRNVQLKDFTILQAGHFGIMAHGCSNMAVDGVVIDTDRDGIDIDCCRDVRVTNCTVNAPKDDAIVLKSSYALGRKVRCEDILIQGCKTSGYLMGSLLDGTYRKSDYGAPDKTGVLGRIKLGTETNGGFRNVRISDCICTNSRGILIGIVDGGVMEDVVVSGITLRDPVNHPLFVHHAARLRAPKGTTIGAIRRVRFEDVQVSGADPRYPCGVEGIADGPVEDVTFRGIDVASPGGGTTAEAARDPEYRRETSLEVSYLRTLPAHGLWARHAKRLTVKDCRFSVDKADARPTVALRHVQGAIIDELASSKPRGEAVTAKDSHGIAIVDVRVLF, encoded by the coding sequence ATGTTGGCGCTGTTGTTCGGAAGTCCGGCACTGGCACAATCCGCGCTGGCCGGTGGCGGGGTCGAGGATGTCCGCAAGCACGGGGCCAAGGGCGACGGCAAGGCGATCGACAGCCCCGCGATCAACCGCGCGATTCGGGCAGCGGCGAAGCGCGGCGGCGGCGTGGTGTTGGTGCCGCCGGGGCGCTACCTCAGCTTCTCGATCCGGCTGACCGACAATATCACGCTGGCGCTGTCGGCGGGCGCGGTGATCGAGGCAGCGGACCCCGATGTGCATGGGCGCAATTACGACCCGCCGGAGAATTATCTGGAGGAACAGCTCCAGGATTTCGGGATCACGCATGTCCATAACAGCCTCATTTACGCCGATGGCGCGAGAAACATTGCGGTGGTCGGTCCGGGGATGCTGCACGGTCTGGGCATCGACCGCGAAGGGCCGGGGGATCGCTGGTGGAAGCGCGATAACTGGGAATCGGCCAAGGCGCTCGGCATCTCGCCCAAGGAATATATGCTGCGCGACCCGAACGAGGCGGCACAGGTCGGGCGCGCGAACAAAATGATCGGCCTGATGAACTGCCGCAACGTGCAGCTGAAGGATTTCACGATCCTTCAGGCGGGGCATTTCGGCATCATGGCGCATGGCTGCAGCAACATGGCGGTGGACGGTGTGGTGATCGACACCGACCGCGACGGCATCGACATCGATTGTTGCCGCGACGTGCGCGTCACCAACTGCACCGTCAACGCGCCCAAGGACGACGCGATCGTGCTCAAGAGCAGCTATGCGCTGGGCCGCAAGGTGAGGTGCGAGGACATTCTGATTCAGGGCTGCAAGACCAGCGGCTATCTGATGGGATCGCTGCTCGACGGGACGTATCGCAAGTCCGATTACGGCGCGCCGGACAAGACCGGCGTGCTGGGGCGGATCAAGCTGGGGACCGAGACTAATGGCGGGTTCCGCAACGTGCGGATCAGCGATTGCATCTGCACCAACAGCCGCGGCATCCTGATCGGCATCGTCGATGGCGGGGTGATGGAGGATGTGGTGGTGAGCGGCATCACGCTGCGCGATCCCGTCAATCACCCGCTGTTCGTGCATCACGCGGCGCGGCTGCGTGCGCCGAAGGGGACGACGATCGGCGCGATCCGGCGGGTGCGGTTCGAGGATGTGCAGGTGTCCGGCGCCGACCCCCGCTATCCTTGCGGGGTCGAGGGGATCGCCGACGGACCGGTCGAGGATGTCACCTTTCGTGGCATCGACGTGGCGTCGCCCGGCGGCGGCACGACGGCGGAGGCGGCACGCGATCCGGAGTACCGCCGCGAGACCAGCCTGGAGGTGAGCTATCTCAGGACTCTGCCCGCGCATGGGCTCTGGGCGCGGCATGCGAAACGTCTGACCGTCAAGGATTGCCGGTTCAGCGTGGACAAGGCCGACGCCCGTCCGACGGTGGCGTTGCGGCATGTGCAGGGTGCGATCATCGACGAACTGGCATCGAGCAAGCCACGCGGCGAGGCAGTGACGGCAAAGGACAGCCATGGCATTGCCATCGTCGATGTGCGGGTGCTGTTCTGA